The proteins below are encoded in one region of Fimbriimonadaceae bacterium:
- the recN gene encoding DNA repair protein RecN, translated as MLLELTVENIAIIDRASLSLGPGFTALTGETGAGKSLLVDAIGLALGGRADSDLVRTGARKGTVTLLADLSRSPAILARCAEFGVDMEDGQLAVQREVSVEGRSNVRLNGRPASVGVLREIGAMLVDLHGQHDHQALLAQEKQVDFFDAWIGEAAWKALAEVQERHHEWEALRRRLEALRGGRREREQRLDMLRFQVGELEALAPVEGEVEQLEARVERLRNAERLAVGVGAALALIADEGGAQESLGRALREVEGAVNYDPALGEALETLREATLAAREAAPQLRSYLDELESEPDALEQTAARLDALRRAMRKYGDTEAALVEYLRAAREELGTLETDDQDEAGLVQRLGAAEADLHEAAAQLTEVRRGRAEEFGRLVTAQIRELAMERAEFRVVVDPKPIAADGADSVAFFFTANPGDPPRPLARVASGGEISRVMLGIKVASAGRAGVPTLIFDEVDTGLSGRAAAVTARKLEELAQFYQVIVISHLPQIAGRAHTQFRIEKSVEGERARTDVRLLEGEERLAEVARLLAGEKVGESALANAREILARG; from the coding sequence ATGCTCCTTGAGCTGACCGTCGAGAACATCGCGATCATCGACCGGGCGTCCCTTTCCTTGGGGCCCGGGTTCACCGCGCTCACGGGCGAGACGGGGGCGGGCAAGTCGTTGTTGGTCGACGCGATCGGCCTGGCCCTCGGCGGGCGCGCCGATTCTGACTTGGTGCGGACGGGGGCGCGGAAGGGAACGGTCACGCTCCTGGCCGACCTCAGCCGCTCGCCCGCGATCCTGGCCCGTTGCGCCGAGTTCGGCGTGGACATGGAGGACGGGCAGCTCGCCGTGCAACGTGAGGTGAGCGTGGAGGGCCGTTCCAACGTCCGCCTGAACGGGCGCCCTGCGTCGGTCGGCGTCCTCCGCGAGATCGGCGCGATGCTGGTCGACCTGCACGGGCAGCACGACCACCAGGCGTTGCTCGCCCAAGAGAAGCAGGTGGACTTCTTCGACGCCTGGATCGGCGAGGCCGCCTGGAAGGCACTTGCCGAGGTCCAAGAGCGGCACCACGAGTGGGAAGCCCTCCGCCGCCGGCTCGAAGCCCTGCGTGGCGGAAGGCGCGAACGCGAGCAACGCCTTGATATGCTGCGTTTCCAGGTCGGAGAACTCGAGGCGCTTGCGCCGGTCGAAGGCGAGGTGGAGCAGCTCGAGGCGCGCGTCGAGCGGCTGCGGAACGCGGAACGGCTGGCGGTGGGGGTCGGCGCCGCCCTCGCCCTCATCGCCGACGAAGGCGGCGCCCAGGAGTCGCTCGGCCGGGCCTTACGGGAAGTGGAGGGCGCCGTCAACTACGACCCCGCATTAGGCGAAGCCCTCGAGACCCTGCGCGAGGCGACCCTCGCCGCGCGGGAGGCAGCGCCCCAGCTCCGCTCCTACCTGGACGAGCTCGAATCGGAACCGGATGCGCTCGAGCAGACCGCCGCCCGGCTCGACGCCCTGCGCCGTGCCATGCGAAAGTACGGCGACACCGAGGCCGCGCTGGTCGAATACCTGCGCGCCGCACGAGAGGAACTCGGGACATTGGAGACGGACGACCAAGACGAGGCCGGGCTCGTCCAGAGACTCGGCGCGGCGGAGGCCGACCTTCACGAAGCCGCCGCCCAGTTGACCGAAGTCCGGCGAGGCAGGGCCGAGGAGTTCGGCCGGCTCGTGACCGCGCAGATCCGCGAGCTTGCCATGGAGCGTGCCGAGTTCCGCGTGGTGGTCGATCCGAAGCCGATCGCCGCGGACGGTGCTGACTCGGTGGCCTTCTTCTTCACGGCGAACCCCGGAGACCCCCCACGTCCCCTCGCACGGGTCGCGAGCGGCGGCGAGATCAGCCGGGTGATGCTCGGAATCAAGGTCGCTTCCGCCGGGCGGGCCGGCGTGCCGACCCTCATCTTCGACGAAGTCGACACTGGCCTAAGCGGACGTGCGGCGGCGGTGACGGCGCGCAAGCTGGAGGAGTTGGCCCAGTTCTACCAGGTCATCGTCATCAGCCACCTGCCCCAGATCGCAGGGCGGGCGCACACCCAGTTCCGGATCGAGAAGTCGGTGGAGGGAGAGCGCGCGAGGACGGACGTGCGGCTGCTGGAAGGCGAGGAGCGGCTGGCCGAAGTCGCAAGGCTGCTCGCCGGCGAGAAGGTCGGGGAATCGGCCCTGGCCAACGCCCGGGAAATCTTGGCCCGAGGCTAG
- a CDS encoding MFS transporter — MRPSFGALEIRDFRNLWLGQTVSQLGDAVYGLTFIFMADRITRDSVFVGYVASANALPFLLLSPLAGVAADRMDRRRIMLFADLASTVLLLAFAGFLMVSAEVPRWTLVLVPFLLSCVNVFFFPARGAAVPRLVPPERLLEATSLSAATQSLMQTLGLALSVLLLAQIERLDPIRFFQIAILVNAATFLLSWVFIRMLPAIKADARERGESQVLAQAREGFDVIFRHPVLGKLFAVNLVTNLFIAGFMVVYTATNREWFGGSFATLAGIEFAFMLSMVVGSMVVNRLKVRRVGLSFVAGSVVLGATVAGMAVPNYVFYVLMNVAAGLALPFVFIPLSTYMNLVVEDHYRGRVNSVASMVSAGVQPVGAALTGFSLKAVGLVRMYLVMGGGITAAALAVWGDRHVRAATMPAATEPLPPKEEA, encoded by the coding sequence TTGCGACCCAGCTTCGGCGCGCTAGAGATCCGCGATTTCCGCAACCTGTGGCTGGGGCAGACGGTTTCGCAACTGGGCGACGCCGTCTATGGGCTGACGTTCATCTTTATGGCGGACCGGATCACGCGGGATTCGGTCTTCGTGGGGTACGTGGCTTCCGCGAACGCCCTACCGTTCCTCTTGCTCAGCCCGTTGGCGGGCGTGGCCGCCGACCGGATGGACCGGCGCCGCATCATGCTCTTCGCGGATTTGGCGAGCACCGTCCTCCTCCTGGCCTTTGCCGGGTTCCTCATGGTTTCCGCAGAGGTGCCGCGGTGGACGCTTGTGCTCGTCCCGTTCCTGCTCTCCTGCGTGAACGTGTTCTTCTTTCCGGCGCGGGGCGCCGCTGTGCCGCGCCTCGTGCCTCCGGAGCGGCTCCTGGAAGCGACTTCTCTCTCCGCCGCGACGCAGAGCTTGATGCAGACATTGGGCCTCGCCCTGAGCGTCCTCTTGCTGGCCCAGATCGAGCGGCTCGACCCCATCCGGTTCTTCCAGATCGCCATCCTCGTGAACGCGGCCACGTTCTTGCTCTCCTGGGTGTTCATCCGCATGCTCCCGGCGATCAAGGCCGACGCGCGAGAGCGCGGCGAGAGCCAAGTGCTCGCCCAGGCCCGCGAAGGGTTCGACGTGATCTTCCGGCACCCCGTCTTGGGCAAGCTGTTCGCCGTGAACCTCGTGACAAACCTCTTCATCGCGGGGTTCATGGTGGTCTACACCGCAACGAACCGGGAGTGGTTCGGGGGCTCTTTCGCGACCTTGGCCGGCATCGAGTTCGCGTTCATGCTCTCGATGGTCGTCGGCAGCATGGTCGTGAACCGGTTGAAGGTCCGTCGGGTGGGGCTGAGCTTTGTCGCGGGCAGCGTCGTCCTCGGCGCGACCGTCGCCGGCATGGCCGTTCCCAACTACGTTTTCTACGTCCTGATGAACGTGGCGGCGGGTCTCGCGCTGCCCTTCGTCTTCATCCCGCTCTCGACCTATATGAACCTGGTCGTCGAAGACCACTACCGCGGGCGCGTGAACTCCGTGGCCTCGATGGTCTCGGCTGGCGTCCAACCGGTAGGAGCCGCCCTCACGGGGTTCTCGCTGAAGGCGGTCGGGCTCGTCCGCATGTACCTCGTCATGGGAGGTGGCATCACCGCCGCCGCGCTTGCCGTCTGGGGCGACCGGCATGTACGGGCCGCGACCATGCCGGCCGCGACCGAACCCCTGCCGCCCAAGGAAGAAGCCTAG
- the tdh gene encoding L-threonine 3-dehydrogenase has protein sequence MKAVAKTRAGRGLEIVDVPEPIIRPGHVRIRVEHGSVCGTDLHIFQWDAWAAGRIKPPRVIGHEFCGTVVELGDGVKNVKIGDFVASESHIVDPCDPDYLIGNGHVASTTSILGVDVDGGFAPYAVVPELNARKTPSVVPKNIASLQDALGNAVHTVMDGPVEGKAILITGLGPIGLFAVAICKCLGARKVYATEVAPYRIELAEKLGADIVLNPSKTDVYDILARHEPRGVDGTLEMSGKPAALDLAIEATRPGGRVSLLGVYADTLKSVDFNRIVFKGLRMQGIVGRKMWETWDQMAWLLSEKGLDVSPIVTHEMPYTDIVRAMEILEHGDAGKIVLSMKE, from the coding sequence GTGAAGGCGGTCGCAAAGACGCGAGCGGGTCGGGGGCTGGAGATTGTCGATGTTCCGGAGCCCATCATCCGGCCAGGGCATGTGAGGATTCGGGTGGAGCACGGCAGCGTTTGCGGCACGGACCTCCACATTTTCCAGTGGGACGCCTGGGCGGCGGGCCGAATCAAGCCGCCGCGGGTCATCGGCCATGAGTTCTGCGGCACCGTCGTGGAGCTTGGCGACGGGGTCAAGAACGTGAAGATAGGCGACTTTGTCGCGAGCGAGTCGCACATCGTCGACCCGTGCGACCCGGACTACCTCATCGGCAACGGGCACGTCGCCTCGACCACGTCGATCCTTGGTGTGGACGTGGACGGTGGCTTCGCCCCGTATGCGGTCGTGCCCGAGCTGAACGCGCGCAAGACGCCAAGCGTCGTGCCGAAGAACATCGCGAGCCTGCAAGACGCGCTCGGCAACGCCGTCCACACCGTCATGGACGGGCCAGTCGAGGGCAAGGCGATCCTCATCACCGGCTTGGGGCCGATCGGGCTCTTCGCGGTAGCCATCTGCAAGTGTCTCGGCGCCCGAAAGGTCTATGCGACCGAGGTCGCCCCGTACCGGATCGAGCTGGCCGAGAAGCTCGGCGCCGATATCGTCCTGAACCCGAGCAAGACCGACGTCTACGACATCCTCGCGCGGCACGAGCCCCGTGGGGTGGACGGCACTCTGGAGATGTCCGGCAAGCCTGCCGCACTGGACCTGGCGATCGAGGCCACCCGCCCCGGGGGGCGCGTCTCCCTCCTCGGGGTCTATGCGGACACGTTGAAGTCGGTGGACTTCAACCGCATCGTCTTCAAGGGGCTCCGCATGCAAGGCATCGTCGGACGAAAAATGTGGGAGACGTGGGATCAGATGGCGTGGCTTCTCAGCGAGAAGGGCTTGGACGTTTCCCCCATCGTCACCCACGAAATGCCGTATACCGACATCGTCAGGGCCATGGAGATCTTGGAGCACGGGGACGCGGGCAAGATCGTGCTCTCGATGAAAGAGTAG
- the mtaB gene encoding tRNA (N(6)-L-threonylcarbamoyladenosine(37)-C(2))-methylthiotransferase MtaB, which yields MPRAAFTTLGCKVNQYETQRILDSFLEAGFDVVAFDQEADVYVINTCSVTGQAEAKSRNTVRRARRLNPDAKVVATGCAAQMDLNEGRATLDADLVVPNPEKLQAVEHVLTRFPLLAEAARANRQAETPAADGRAKRRTRATLKVQDGCDVLCSYCSIPFTRPGLVSRPWREVLDEARRLVDLGYREAVLTGVLIGAYGPESGSGGPCFDELVQILAERSGLDRLRISSIEMHQVTPPIIDLAKAGVVCPHFHIPLQCGDSDVLRDMNRRYDKDEYLALCDDLRRTVPGVTLTTDVMVGFPTETAERFANSLETVRRAGYYKAHVFRFSPRPGTPADAWGDPVDPNEKHRRSLALAEVVAESGRAHVARFLGQKVRVLVEGKTPRNGLLEGLSDNYLSVQFAGPPEVRGTCQWVRLERQEGLMLEGELVGDASPFISVRA from the coding sequence GTGCCGCGCGCGGCTTTCACGACGCTGGGCTGCAAGGTCAACCAGTACGAGACGCAACGAATCCTTGACTCCTTCTTGGAGGCGGGCTTTGACGTGGTCGCCTTCGACCAGGAGGCGGACGTCTATGTGATCAATACCTGCAGCGTCACCGGCCAGGCCGAAGCGAAGAGCCGCAACACCGTGCGGCGCGCCCGCCGGCTGAACCCGGACGCGAAGGTCGTCGCCACCGGTTGCGCCGCGCAAATGGATTTGAACGAGGGGCGGGCCACGCTCGACGCCGACCTCGTCGTCCCCAACCCCGAAAAGCTACAGGCGGTGGAGCACGTTCTCACCCGGTTCCCGCTCCTGGCCGAGGCGGCCCGGGCCAACCGACAGGCTGAGACCCCCGCGGCGGACGGTCGCGCAAAGCGGCGGACCCGCGCCACGTTGAAGGTGCAGGACGGCTGCGACGTGCTCTGCAGTTACTGTTCCATCCCCTTCACGCGGCCTGGATTGGTCTCGCGGCCCTGGCGAGAGGTGCTGGACGAGGCGCGCCGGCTGGTGGACCTGGGCTATCGAGAGGCCGTGCTCACGGGGGTCCTGATCGGCGCCTATGGCCCGGAATCGGGGAGTGGCGGGCCGTGCTTCGACGAGCTTGTCCAAATCCTAGCCGAGCGCTCCGGCCTGGACCGCCTGCGCATCAGCAGCATCGAGATGCACCAGGTCACGCCCCCGATCATCGACCTGGCAAAGGCAGGCGTGGTCTGCCCCCACTTTCACATCCCGCTTCAGTGCGGCGATTCCGACGTCCTGCGGGACATGAACCGGCGGTACGACAAGGACGAGTATTTGGCGCTCTGCGACGATCTGAGACGCACGGTCCCTGGCGTGACGCTCACGACGGACGTCATGGTGGGCTTCCCGACCGAGACCGCCGAGCGCTTTGCGAACAGTTTGGAGACCGTGCGCCGGGCGGGGTACTACAAGGCGCACGTCTTCCGGTTCAGCCCCCGACCGGGGACTCCGGCCGACGCCTGGGGCGACCCCGTCGATCCGAACGAGAAGCACCGCCGTTCGCTCGCGTTGGCCGAAGTGGTGGCGGAATCCGGCCGCGCCCACGTCGCCCGGTTCTTGGGCCAAAAGGTGCGCGTCCTGGTGGAAGGCAAGACGCCTCGCAACGGCCTGCTCGAAGGGCTTTCGGACAACTATCTCTCCGTCCAGTTCGCGGGTCCGCCCGAAGTGCGGGGCACCTGCCAGTGGGTCCGGCTGGAGCGGCAGGAGGGCCTCATGCTCGAAGGCGAACTTGTGGGCGACGCTTCGCCGTTCATATCGGTGAGGGCCTGA
- the lpxK gene encoding tetraacyldisaccharide 4'-kinase, whose product MRIDMESTWAPGSPAPYLLSPLALLYALGWWSYEGLYALGLKKPFEPHRPVVSVGNLLVGGSGKTPLTLFVSSVLTRLGKAPVLSLSGYGAARAKSASIAPEGPLDPAEWGDEPTMVRWLRPELPLVVGRDRVQAARLVHERWPDRSMLMDDGFQHLRLRQHVPIVIDARAPNRFCLPAGPYREPRWTGLKRARLVLPSKDMALRLRPVWLSPEGEAVAGPKGDAQAVCALARPYRLVSNLEAQGIKVRRATFRPDHDPLTAPGLLESFDPNLPTVVTAKDWVKLRERPDVERLDVRVAHYELMVEPEAAFLDWLGGTL is encoded by the coding sequence GTGCGGATCGACATGGAGTCGACCTGGGCTCCTGGCAGCCCGGCCCCCTATTTACTCTCGCCCTTGGCGCTTCTCTACGCCCTGGGATGGTGGTCGTATGAAGGGCTCTACGCCCTTGGGCTGAAGAAGCCCTTCGAGCCTCACCGGCCCGTCGTCAGTGTCGGGAACCTCCTCGTCGGCGGTTCTGGCAAGACGCCGCTGACCCTCTTCGTGTCCAGCGTGCTGACCCGGTTGGGCAAGGCCCCCGTCCTTTCGCTCAGCGGCTATGGGGCGGCCCGGGCGAAATCGGCCTCGATCGCCCCGGAAGGCCCCCTCGACCCCGCCGAATGGGGGGACGAGCCCACGATGGTCAGGTGGCTCCGGCCCGAGCTGCCGCTGGTGGTGGGGCGCGACCGCGTGCAAGCCGCGCGGCTGGTCCATGAGCGATGGCCCGACCGGTCGATGCTCATGGACGACGGCTTCCAGCACCTGCGCCTGCGCCAGCACGTGCCCATCGTCATCGACGCCCGCGCCCCAAACCGGTTCTGCCTGCCCGCCGGGCCCTACCGTGAACCGCGCTGGACCGGCCTCAAACGGGCGCGGCTCGTCCTCCCTTCGAAGGATATGGCCTTGCGCCTGAGACCTGTTTGGCTGAGCCCGGAGGGAGAGGCGGTCGCGGGGCCGAAGGGCGACGCCCAGGCCGTCTGCGCTTTGGCCAGGCCCTATCGCCTTGTGAGCAACCTGGAGGCCCAGGGGATCAAGGTCAGGCGGGCGACCTTCCGCCCGGACCACGACCCCTTGACAGCACCGGGGCTACTCGAATCCTTCGACCCGAACCTTCCGACCGTGGTCACCGCGAAAGATTGGGTCAAACTTCGGGAGCGGCCCGATGTGGAACGGCTTGACGTGCGGGTGGCGCATTACGAACTCATGGTCGAGCCAGAGGCGGCATTCTTGGACTGGTTAGGTGGAACTCTCTAG
- a CDS encoding lysophospholipid acyltransferase family protein produces MELSSEFRRRRKRLRRRAVGVVASGSLSTLQRWLAGKPPEKVDEIGARFGRLIHRVVKKRRERALSNLELVFPEMPVSEREALALRVFEHFGRVSAEFLAHASLEPERVIATTDATGMEYVDEALKLGRGALLLTGHFGNWERGSAYLSSLGYRINVVIRSANDDGVDQLVNRLRGKGGAGIIPRGNAAKLIFQKLRANELVAILPDQNAEDAFIPFFGHPAGTNLGPGVIHERTGAPVIPSSCLYVGAGRCSLTVGAPLVALPGYETKGEGLMRAFHTFLESVISQNPEQWLWFHDRWRRAREAGLL; encoded by the coding sequence GTGGAACTCTCTAGCGAATTCAGGCGGCGACGGAAACGGCTCCGCAGGCGCGCGGTCGGGGTCGTGGCGAGCGGTTCGCTCTCGACCCTTCAGCGATGGCTCGCCGGGAAGCCACCGGAGAAGGTGGACGAGATCGGCGCCCGGTTTGGCCGCTTGATTCACCGTGTGGTTAAAAAGCGGCGGGAGCGGGCGCTCTCGAACCTGGAGCTCGTCTTCCCTGAGATGCCCGTCTCCGAGCGGGAAGCGCTTGCCCTGCGGGTCTTCGAGCACTTCGGCCGCGTCTCGGCCGAGTTCCTTGCGCACGCCTCGTTGGAGCCGGAGAGGGTGATCGCGACGACAGATGCCACAGGAATGGAGTATGTCGATGAGGCCCTTAAGCTTGGCCGTGGCGCCCTCCTGTTGACCGGCCACTTCGGCAACTGGGAGCGCGGGTCCGCATACCTTTCCAGCCTCGGGTACCGCATTAACGTCGTGATCCGGTCCGCGAACGACGACGGAGTCGACCAATTGGTGAACAGGCTCCGCGGAAAGGGCGGCGCGGGCATCATCCCTCGCGGAAACGCGGCGAAACTGATCTTCCAGAAGCTGCGTGCGAACGAGCTTGTCGCCATCCTCCCAGACCAAAACGCCGAGGACGCGTTCATCCCCTTCTTCGGCCATCCGGCCGGGACGAACCTGGGACCGGGGGTGATCCACGAGCGGACCGGCGCGCCCGTGATCCCGTCAAGCTGCCTCTATGTCGGCGCTGGCCGGTGCAGCCTCACCGTCGGCGCTCCGCTGGTCGCCCTTCCCGGCTACGAGACCAAAGGCGAGGGACTCATGCGGGCCTTTCACACGTTCTTAGAGTCAGTGATCTCGCAGAACCCCGAGCAATGGCTGTGGTTCCACGACCGGTGGCGCCGCGCGCGCGAGGCCGGGCTCCTATGA
- a CDS encoding glycosyltransferase family 9 protein, with translation MKVLVARFSAIGDCVMTAWAVTALRQALPEARIVWAAQQRCAPVIDTDHLVDFTHIFRREAWKKERWSLRNWREATATYLGLRKEKFDVGLDFQGHSKTALCLALSGAKRKLGSRATDALAEKLLQIVVPPGRRHEVETAHLLVNQVAETTLPVRPLMPKPQPFPWTGDRPLVTVQTGAGEDQKLYPATAWEEVVRTLVARRFHVAVIGAPSDPRLNVEGATDLVGRLSLKEAMGAVAASDLHLAADTGTGHIAAAYGVPVVSVFGPNPAWRFRPYSDRARVLEEGGNPAAVASSRVVEAACELLEARLARPR, from the coding sequence ATGAAGGTGCTCGTCGCTCGGTTCTCCGCCATAGGGGACTGCGTGATGACGGCTTGGGCCGTCACCGCCCTGCGCCAAGCCCTGCCCGAAGCGAGGATCGTCTGGGCGGCCCAACAGCGTTGCGCCCCCGTGATCGATACCGACCATTTGGTCGATTTCACCCACATCTTTCGGCGGGAAGCCTGGAAGAAGGAGCGGTGGTCGCTGCGAAACTGGCGCGAAGCGACCGCGACCTACTTAGGGTTGCGCAAGGAGAAGTTCGACGTCGGGCTCGATTTCCAGGGCCATAGTAAGACCGCGCTCTGTCTCGCCCTCAGCGGGGCGAAGCGGAAACTGGGCTCCCGCGCGACAGACGCCCTTGCCGAAAAGCTCCTTCAAATCGTCGTCCCCCCGGGCCGGCGCCACGAAGTGGAAACCGCCCACCTTTTGGTCAACCAAGTGGCAGAAACGACCCTTCCAGTGCGTCCCCTAATGCCAAAGCCGCAGCCCTTTCCCTGGACCGGGGATAGACCTCTGGTGACGGTGCAGACCGGCGCGGGCGAAGACCAGAAGCTTTACCCCGCCACGGCTTGGGAAGAGGTCGTGCGCACACTTGTTGCACGGCGATTCCATGTCGCGGTGATCGGTGCCCCGAGCGACCCGCGCCTGAACGTGGAGGGCGCGACCGACCTGGTCGGCCGCCTCAGCCTGAAGGAGGCCATGGGAGCGGTCGCCGCCAGCGACCTTCACCTTGCCGCAGACACGGGCACCGGGCACATCGCCGCTGCTTACGGGGTGCCCGTCGTGAGCGTCTTCGGACCCAACCCGGCCTGGCGGTTCCGGCCCTATTCCGACCGAGCGCGGGTGCTGGAAGAGGGAGGGAATCCTGCCGCCGTCGCCTCCTCGCGGGTCGTCGAGGCGGCGTGCGAGCTCTTGGAGGCGCGGCTTGCGCGTCCTCGTTAG
- a CDS encoding glycosyltransferase family 9 protein, whose translation MRVLVSRLSALGDVVCTLPVAHTLKAGKEPCEVVWVCDRRFSAIPKLCGSIDQVVEVSKDVREVWRKVRALGRFDYALDVQGLLKSAAVVAFAQAKHRLGYHWQREGSSLFSKAVAPDPSSHHVVDQYVDVARAAGGYADRAVFDLAPDSGDVANVREKLDSAGRRARTPLVLVNAGAGWATKRWDPAKFAQVAESCTRAGCDVAFLGAPGDRPIFEEVRARTSTPVLDMVGKTNIAELVALVSLADVHLGGDTGSTHIAAALGVKAVGIYLVTDPVRSCPYGQIQRCFAGNPEADEVVRMVQTCLELEPCPSQL comes from the coding sequence TTGCGCGTCCTCGTTAGCCGCCTGTCCGCGCTAGGCGACGTCGTCTGCACGCTCCCCGTGGCCCACACTCTAAAGGCGGGGAAGGAGCCCTGCGAGGTCGTGTGGGTCTGTGACCGGCGGTTCTCCGCGATCCCAAAGCTCTGCGGCAGCATTGACCAAGTGGTTGAAGTGTCGAAGGACGTCCGTGAGGTCTGGCGCAAGGTTCGGGCCCTTGGCCGGTTTGACTATGCCCTCGACGTCCAGGGCCTGCTTAAGTCGGCTGCGGTGGTGGCGTTCGCCCAGGCAAAGCACCGGCTCGGCTATCACTGGCAGCGTGAGGGGAGCAGCCTCTTCAGCAAGGCCGTCGCTCCCGACCCTTCCTCACACCACGTGGTGGACCAATACGTGGACGTGGCGCGCGCGGCAGGAGGTTATGCCGACCGTGCCGTCTTCGACCTCGCTCCGGATTCAGGGGACGTCGCCAACGTTCGGGAAAAACTTGACTCAGCGGGGCGCCGCGCCCGCACTCCCCTCGTCCTGGTGAATGCAGGGGCGGGTTGGGCCACCAAAAGGTGGGATCCCGCGAAGTTCGCGCAAGTCGCGGAGTCCTGCACAAGGGCCGGGTGCGACGTCGCCTTCCTCGGGGCCCCGGGCGACCGCCCCATCTTCGAAGAGGTTCGGGCCAGAACGTCAACTCCCGTCCTCGATATGGTGGGTAAGACGAACATTGCCGAGCTCGTCGCGCTCGTCTCACTCGCCGACGTCCACCTGGGGGGCGATACGGGAAGCACCCATATCGCGGCCGCGCTCGGGGTCAAGGCGGTCGGCATCTACTTGGTGACGGATCCCGTCCGGTCCTGCCCTTACGGGCAGATCCAAAGGTGCTTCGCGGGCAACCCCGAAGCAGACGAGGTCGTGCGAATGGTCCAGACTTGCCTGGAATTGGAGCCATGCCCCTCGCAACTTTAG
- the rfaE2 gene encoding D-glycero-beta-D-manno-heptose 1-phosphate adenylyltransferase, translated as MPLATLEQVESLRAGRRLVFTNGVFDILHAGHVDYLEAARALGDLLVVAINSDDSVRRLGKGANRPINPLVDRARVVAALRAVDAVVSFDDDTPEQIIAQIQPDVHVKGGDYREEDLPEARIVRAYGGEVVILPFLPNRSTTAILERLSQSREAED; from the coding sequence ATGCCCCTCGCAACTTTAGAGCAGGTCGAGAGCCTCAGGGCGGGCCGCCGCCTGGTCTTTACAAACGGCGTCTTCGACATTCTCCACGCGGGACACGTGGACTACCTTGAGGCCGCACGGGCACTCGGAGACCTCCTTGTCGTGGCGATCAACAGCGACGACAGCGTGAGAAGACTGGGCAAGGGGGCAAACCGCCCGATCAACCCTTTGGTCGACCGCGCTCGAGTTGTCGCCGCCCTACGTGCGGTGGACGCGGTGGTCTCCTTCGACGACGACACTCCCGAACAGATCATCGCGCAAATCCAACCGGACGTCCACGTGAAGGGGGGCGACTACCGTGAAGAAGACCTGCCCGAGGCCCGCATCGTCCGCGCCTATGGCGGCGAGGTCGTCATCCTTCCGTTCCTTCCCAACCGCTCGACCACGGCGATCCTTGAGCGACTTAGCCAGAGCCGCGAAGCTGAGGACTGA